From Psychroflexus torquis ATCC 700755, the proteins below share one genomic window:
- a CDS encoding glycoside hydrolase family 113 produces MSYLRHYFSIFFIFYLGCSSLHSQFKENTKINGISMVASRNTITQNHANAIVHLNSNFVSVMPYAFMPKLSQPELIFDKNKQWVGETMNGIKADIETLQAQKLDVMLKPHIWVWNGDFTGDIEMFSEEHWIQFEENYKKYILAFAHLAESMGVKLFCMGTELNSFVNQRPVFWCSLIDEVKSVYSGDLTYAENWDTHTEVHFWDSLDFIGIDAYFPISNSKTPSIEEAFLKWEILKEDLKTYSKDFQTRILFTEYGYRSIDFAGEKPWVSKRVEDKANENAQLNLLMALHQSLWKEDWFAGGFLWKWFPYYNLKADRHRNRFSIQGKKSEAYLKEFYADH; encoded by the coding sequence ATGAGCTATCTAAGACATTATTTTTCAATTTTCTTTATTTTCTATCTTGGATGTTCTTCACTTCACTCCCAATTTAAAGAAAACACGAAGATCAATGGAATAAGTATGGTAGCCTCCAGAAATACGATCACTCAAAATCACGCGAATGCGATAGTTCATTTAAATTCAAATTTTGTAAGTGTTATGCCTTACGCTTTTATGCCTAAACTCTCTCAACCAGAACTTATTTTTGATAAGAATAAGCAATGGGTTGGTGAAACCATGAATGGTATCAAAGCAGATATCGAAACGCTACAGGCTCAAAAGTTAGACGTTATGCTAAAACCTCACATTTGGGTCTGGAACGGTGATTTCACAGGAGATATCGAGATGTTCTCTGAAGAGCATTGGATTCAGTTTGAAGAAAATTACAAAAAATACATTTTAGCGTTTGCGCATCTAGCAGAATCTATGGGGGTTAAGTTGTTTTGCATGGGTACTGAACTAAATAGCTTTGTAAATCAAAGACCTGTGTTTTGGTGTTCACTTATTGATGAAGTCAAATCCGTTTATTCTGGTGATCTCACTTATGCAGAAAATTGGGATACTCATACCGAAGTTCACTTTTGGGATAGTCTAGATTTTATAGGCATCGATGCTTATTTCCCCATTTCTAATTCTAAAACTCCTAGCATTGAAGAGGCTTTTTTGAAGTGGGAAATTTTAAAAGAAGATCTCAAGACCTATTCTAAAGATTTTCAAACACGAATTTTATTCACAGAATATGGATACAGGAGTATAGATTTTGCAGGAGAGAAGCCATGGGTTTCCAAAAGAGTAGAAGATAAAGCAAATGAAAATGCTCAACTCAACCTATTAATGGCTTTACATCAAAGTTTATGGAAAGAAGATTGGTTTGCTGGTGGATTTTTATGGAAGTGGTTTCCTTATTATAATTTAAAAGCAGATCGACATCGAAATCGGTTTTCTATCCAAGGGAAAAAATCTGAAGCCTATCTCAAAGAATTTTATGCTGACCATTAA
- a CDS encoding alpha/beta hydrolase: MSHQNQVSYQTTNTYSTLNKLTDKTKNIWIACHGIGFLSKYFISYFEDLNPEENYIIAPQAPSKYYQTKAYKYIGASWLTKENRELDTENILNYLDALLNKESLPTDKNIILMGFSQGVSVVTRWMAQRHITCDHLVLHSGSIPNEFDARDFNYLPELKTSIIYGSKDEYLTEEKIQTQLKIASTIFPNAAEILKFEGKHEMHKASLEKVASAINL, from the coding sequence ATGAGCCATCAGAATCAAGTGAGTTACCAAACAACCAATACTTACTCTACCCTCAATAAACTAACCGATAAAACTAAAAACATATGGATAGCCTGCCATGGAATCGGCTTTTTGAGCAAGTATTTCATCAGTTACTTTGAGGATTTAAATCCAGAAGAAAATTATATTATCGCACCTCAGGCTCCTTCTAAGTACTACCAAACCAAAGCTTATAAATATATAGGGGCTTCTTGGCTCACCAAAGAAAACAGAGAGCTTGATACAGAAAACATCCTAAACTATTTAGATGCACTGCTTAACAAAGAATCTCTTCCAACCGATAAAAATATAATTTTGATGGGGTTTTCCCAAGGCGTTTCTGTTGTTACACGTTGGATGGCTCAACGCCATATAACTTGCGATCATTTGGTTCTTCATTCAGGGAGTATCCCTAACGAATTTGATGCCCGAGATTTTAACTATTTACCAGAATTGAAAACCAGTATTATTTATGGATCTAAAGATGAGTATTTAACCGAAGAGAAAATCCAAACTCAGTTGAAAATAGCCTCTACTATTTTTCCTAATGCAGCTGAAATTTTAAAGTTCGAAGGCAAACATGAAATGCATAAAGCAAGTCTGGAGAAAGTAGCTAGCGCTATAAATCTCTAA
- a CDS encoding GreA/GreB family elongation factor: protein MSRGFVKESDQEEPPIIPPRASLPDGVTNYVTPQGKEMLREEKSKLEKQRADLTIQDDTERRRELTVIDGKLKLLDERLNSAQVLNPEQQNKSEIRFGAHVKFKMNGSIQDFKIVGVDEANIKEKKIAFTSPLAMAMTSKKKGDNFEFKLSQDSRPIEILGINY, encoded by the coding sequence ATGAGTAGAGGATTTGTGAAGGAAAGCGATCAAGAAGAACCACCTATAATCCCACCAAGAGCTTCCTTACCTGACGGTGTGACCAATTATGTTACTCCTCAAGGAAAAGAGATGCTCAGAGAAGAAAAATCAAAACTAGAGAAGCAAAGAGCCGATCTTACTATCCAAGACGATACCGAGCGAAGACGAGAATTGACTGTAATTGATGGAAAATTAAAGTTGCTCGATGAAAGATTAAATAGTGCTCAAGTTCTAAATCCAGAACAACAAAATAAAAGCGAAATTAGGTTTGGTGCGCATGTAAAGTTCAAAATGAATGGCTCCATTCAAGATTTTAAAATTGTAGGAGTGGATGAGGCCAACATCAAAGAAAAGAAAATAGCCTTTACTTCTCCTTTGGCTATGGCGATGACTTCTAAAAAGAAAGGAGATAATTTTGAATTTAAATTAAGTCAAGACTCTCGGCCTATTGAAATTTTAGGAATTAATTATTAA
- a CDS encoding DUF4136 domain-containing protein has product MKVYVQVLLLLGIMSLMSCSSVRVAADYDKEVDFKVYNSFAFFKPGIDEAKISDLDKKRILRAIERELEVKGMFKVSNPDLLISIFTETRENVNIHQNNFGFGWGWNPYFSGFGGNNIVSSNIEGTLYIDLIDARKNELVWQGLGTGILSLDMKKKEEKINKIVNKILEEYPPERDQK; this is encoded by the coding sequence ATGAAAGTTTATGTACAAGTCTTGCTTTTATTAGGAATTATGTCTTTAATGTCATGTTCGTCAGTTCGAGTGGCAGCAGATTACGATAAAGAAGTAGATTTTAAAGTGTATAATTCGTTTGCTTTTTTTAAACCTGGCATAGATGAAGCCAAAATTTCTGATTTAGATAAAAAAAGAATTCTAAGAGCTATAGAAAGAGAATTAGAAGTTAAGGGTATGTTTAAGGTTTCTAATCCAGACTTACTTATAAGCATCTTCACAGAAACCAGAGAAAATGTAAATATTCACCAAAATAATTTTGGTTTCGGATGGGGGTGGAATCCCTATTTCTCCGGATTTGGTGGAAACAATATAGTCTCAAGTAATATAGAAGGGACGCTGTATATTGATCTTATTGATGCTCGAAAAAATGAGTTAGTTTGGCAAGGATTAGGAACGGGTATTTTAAGCCTTGACATGAAAAAGAAAGAAGAAAAAATTAATAAAATAGTAAATAAAATTTTGGAGGAATATCCTCCTGAAAGAGACCAGAAGTAA
- a CDS encoding urocanate hydratase gives MTFSEEILEGISSQLPLLRNYDNELNHAPKRKKCLTAPEELLALKNALRYFPQHFHKTLAKEFKEELDTYGRIYMFRFKPTFEIYARPISEYPGQSQQAKAIMLMIQNNLDKAVAQHPDELITYGGNGSVFQNWAQYRLTMKYLAEMTDDQTLVMNSGHPQGLFPSSVSAPRVVVSNGMTIPNYSKPDDFERFNALGVSQYGQMTAGSYMYIGPQGIVHGTTITVLNGFRKINKSPKGGLFLTSGLGGMSGAQPKAGNIAGCVTVCVEVNSKAIQTRHEQGWVDEVIDDLDFLVERVIQAKKNKEALSIAYQGNIVEVWEKFEEQNIHIDLGSDQTSLHNPWAGGYYPVGFSYEEANELMVNSPEIFKTEVENTLKRHVNSINTHSERGTYFFDYGNAFLLEASRAGAKVHKNDKGQRVSLVDAESNSKEFAYPSYVQDIIGPMCFDYGFGPFRWVCASGQPEDLKKTDAIATQVLEELMKTSEKDIQQQMRDNITWIRGAQANNLVVGSQARILYADAEGRMKIADAFNKAISEGDLGEIILGRDHHDVSGTDSPYRETSNIYDGSKFTADMAIQNVIGDSFRGATWVSIHNGGGVGWGEVINGGFGMLLDGSIEAGKKLKSMLHWDVNNGVARRSWARNEGAEIAIKRAMSQEPKLKVTLPFHVEDSIFKTL, from the coding sequence ATGACGTTTAGCGAAGAAATTTTAGAAGGAATATCATCACAATTGCCATTACTAAGAAATTATGATAATGAGCTTAATCACGCCCCGAAACGAAAAAAATGCCTCACTGCTCCAGAAGAACTTCTCGCCCTTAAAAATGCGCTAAGATACTTTCCACAACACTTTCATAAGACTTTAGCAAAAGAATTCAAAGAAGAGCTAGATACTTATGGCAGGATTTATATGTTTCGATTTAAGCCAACTTTTGAAATTTATGCTAGACCAATTTCAGAGTATCCAGGCCAAAGTCAACAAGCTAAGGCTATTATGCTGATGATTCAGAACAACCTAGATAAGGCAGTCGCTCAACATCCCGATGAATTGATTACTTATGGAGGCAACGGGTCAGTTTTTCAAAATTGGGCTCAGTATAGGTTAACTATGAAATATTTGGCAGAAATGACAGATGACCAAACGCTAGTCATGAATTCTGGTCATCCGCAAGGGCTCTTCCCTTCCAGTGTTTCAGCACCTAGGGTAGTGGTTTCTAATGGAATGACTATTCCTAATTATTCTAAACCAGATGACTTCGAAAGGTTTAATGCCCTTGGAGTTTCCCAATATGGGCAAATGACAGCTGGAAGCTATATGTATATAGGCCCTCAAGGAATAGTTCATGGGACGACAATTACAGTTCTAAATGGATTTAGAAAAATCAATAAATCACCAAAAGGAGGTTTGTTTTTAACCTCTGGCCTTGGAGGAATGAGTGGGGCGCAGCCTAAGGCTGGGAATATAGCGGGTTGTGTAACCGTATGTGTTGAAGTAAATTCAAAAGCTATCCAAACACGACATGAGCAAGGCTGGGTAGATGAGGTTATTGATGATTTAGATTTTTTAGTCGAAAGAGTAATACAAGCAAAGAAAAATAAAGAAGCACTTTCCATTGCTTACCAAGGGAATATAGTTGAAGTCTGGGAGAAATTTGAAGAACAAAATATCCATATCGATTTAGGATCAGATCAAACTTCGCTTCATAATCCTTGGGCAGGAGGGTATTATCCTGTAGGATTTAGCTACGAAGAAGCCAACGAACTTATGGTGAATTCACCTGAAATTTTTAAAACTGAAGTTGAAAACACCTTAAAACGTCATGTTAATTCTATAAATACTCATTCAGAACGGGGGACTTATTTTTTCGATTATGGAAATGCTTTTTTATTGGAGGCATCTAGAGCTGGGGCTAAAGTTCATAAAAATGATAAAGGACAGCGTGTTAGTTTAGTTGATGCAGAATCAAATTCAAAAGAGTTTGCTTATCCTAGTTATGTTCAAGACATTATTGGACCTATGTGTTTTGATTATGGGTTTGGACCTTTTAGATGGGTTTGTGCTTCAGGACAACCTGAAGATTTGAAGAAGACAGACGCTATTGCTACTCAAGTTCTAGAAGAGCTTATGAAAACCTCCGAGAAAGATATTCAACAACAAATGCGAGATAACATTACTTGGATAAGAGGAGCTCAAGCCAACAATTTGGTAGTAGGTTCTCAAGCGAGAATATTATATGCCGATGCTGAGGGGAGAATGAAGATTGCAGATGCATTTAACAAAGCTATTTCTGAAGGTGATCTTGGTGAAATTATTTTGGGCAGAGATCATCATGATGTTTCTGGAACTGACTCACCTTATAGAGAAACTTCAAATATTTATGATGGAAGTAAATTTACAGCAGATATGGCAATTCAAAACGTCATAGGAGACAGTTTTAGAGGGGCTACATGGGTGAGTATACATAACGGAGGAGGTGTAGGTTGGGGAGAAGTTATCAACGGAGGTTTTGGCATGTTACTTGATGGTAGTATAGAAGCAGGTAAGAAATTAAAATCTATGCTGCATTGGGATGTAAATAATGGTGTAGCCAGACGATCTTGGGCTAGGAATGAAGGTGCAGAAATCGCTATAAAAAGGGCTATGAGTCAAGAACCCAAGCTAAAAGTAACCTTACCGTTTCATGTAGAAGATTCAATATTTAAAACACTATAA
- a CDS encoding DUF5522 domain-containing protein, protein MINFKKQLPLEEGDYYITKEGYRCFTEQYHLKRGYCCKSGCRHCPYGYKKEKNNS, encoded by the coding sequence ATGATTAATTTTAAAAAGCAATTACCGTTGGAAGAGGGTGACTATTACATAACAAAAGAAGGCTATAGGTGTTTTACTGAACAGTACCACCTCAAGCGAGGTTATTGTTGTAAAAGTGGTTGTAGACATTGTCCATACGGTTATAAAAAGGAAAAAAATAATTCATAA
- a CDS encoding 1-aminocyclopropane-1-carboxylate deaminase/D-cysteine desulfhydrase codes for MNLPMFSTSFFSKNFSSPNQFIGEFNGVELFVKREDLIHPIVSGNKFRKLKYNILKTQDEGFTKILTFGGAFSNHIAATAEACHIIGLKSIGIIRGQELGEDLQKTLASNSTLNFAFQKNMELFFVTRKDYRLKEHIPYIEDLFKSDLTLYSIPEGGTNALAIKGCTEILTTEDDNFDVICSSVGTGGTVAGLIEGTKSHQHVLGFSALKGNFLQNEISRWTSKSNWSLQTDFHFGGYAKVNSELIDFINSFQSKYQIQLDPIYTGKMFYGIFELISSGFFSKNTRILAIHTGGLQGIEGINRSLKQKGLQTITLL; via the coding sequence ATGAATTTACCTATGTTTTCCACCTCTTTTTTTTCTAAAAATTTCTCATCACCTAACCAATTTATAGGAGAGTTTAATGGCGTTGAATTATTTGTAAAACGAGAAGATTTAATTCATCCTATAGTCTCAGGCAACAAATTTAGAAAACTTAAATATAATATTCTAAAAACTCAGGATGAAGGATTTACTAAAATCCTAACATTTGGTGGAGCCTTCTCAAATCACATTGCGGCAACGGCGGAAGCCTGTCATATTATCGGTTTAAAGTCTATCGGAATTATACGTGGACAAGAACTTGGAGAAGATTTGCAGAAAACACTCGCCAGTAATTCAACTCTTAATTTTGCATTCCAAAAAAACATGGAATTGTTTTTTGTGACCAGAAAAGACTACAGACTTAAAGAACATATTCCCTATATTGAGGATCTATTTAAATCGGATTTAACTCTTTATTCTATTCCAGAAGGAGGCACTAACGCTTTAGCCATAAAAGGCTGCACTGAAATATTAACCACAGAAGATGACAATTTCGACGTTATTTGTTCGTCGGTTGGGACTGGTGGAACAGTTGCTGGACTTATAGAGGGTACAAAATCTCACCAACATGTCTTAGGTTTTTCTGCTTTAAAAGGGAATTTCCTTCAAAATGAGATCTCCAGATGGACTTCAAAATCCAATTGGTCACTTCAAACCGACTTTCATTTTGGAGGCTATGCTAAAGTAAATTCAGAATTGATAGACTTCATAAATTCCTTTCAAAGTAAATATCAAATTCAACTGGACCCCATTTATACCGGGAAGATGTTTTACGGCATTTTCGAATTAATATCCTCAGGTTTTTTTTCCAAAAATACTCGTATTTTAGCAATTCATACGGGAGGCCTTCAAGGTATTGAAGGTATAAACCGTAGCCTAAAACAAAAAGGACTTCAAACCATTACCCTTTTATGA
- a CDS encoding glucosaminidase domain-containing protein: MKLKASLYILLVIFISSCGSSKKSAATTSRKTEASREVPRAYPRSKDENNVVSKAEINLASLSPVELYIYNYASIAKEEMRLYGIPASIKIAQGILESGSGNGPLTSRSNNHFGIKCNGWKGEKVYHDDDEDQECFRKYNDPKYSFRDHSLFLFKRNRYAFLFDYRSDDYTSWARGLKRAGYATDPRYPQKLISLIERYNLNEFDKEVLGKNVDMPLPKPKRISKSDLEFYLVKKGDTLYNISQKFDITVEKLKLINRLKNDQIQIGQELKVKTR, from the coding sequence ATGAAACTTAAAGCCAGCCTCTATATCCTCTTAGTGATTTTTATATCATCCTGTGGATCTTCAAAAAAATCAGCAGCAACTACATCTAGAAAGACCGAAGCTTCAAGGGAAGTGCCTAGAGCTTATCCTCGGTCAAAAGACGAAAACAATGTGGTTTCTAAAGCTGAGATAAACCTTGCTAGCTTAAGCCCAGTCGAGCTATATATATACAATTATGCGAGTATTGCCAAAGAAGAAATGAGGCTCTACGGTATCCCTGCGAGCATTAAGATTGCTCAAGGAATTCTGGAATCTGGATCTGGAAATGGCCCGCTCACAAGTCGCTCTAATAATCATTTCGGAATAAAATGCAACGGCTGGAAAGGCGAGAAAGTCTATCATGATGATGATGAAGATCAAGAGTGTTTTAGAAAATACAATGACCCCAAATATTCCTTTAGAGATCATTCTTTATTTTTATTTAAAAGAAATAGATATGCTTTTTTGTTTGATTATAGAAGCGATGATTACACATCTTGGGCTAGAGGATTAAAACGTGCAGGCTACGCCACAGACCCAAGATATCCTCAAAAACTGATAAGTCTCATTGAACGGTATAACCTTAATGAGTTTGATAAAGAGGTGTTAGGAAAGAATGTGGATATGCCCTTACCGAAGCCAAAAAGAATTTCAAAGAGCGATTTAGAATTCTATCTCGTCAAAAAAGGGGATACACTTTATAATATTTCTCAAAAATTTGACATTACTGTTGAAAAATTAAAATTAATTAATAGATTAAAGAATGACCAGATTCAAATTGGTCAAGAATTAAAAGTAAAAACAAGATAA
- the hemL gene encoding glutamate-1-semialdehyde 2,1-aminomutase, translating to MIYKRSSALFNEAKKYIPGGVNSPVRAFNAVGGDPIFVKKAKGAYLYDEDDNKLIDYISSWGPMILGHAHPAVVKAIVERTKDGTSFGIPTALETEIAKLAVSMVPGIDKIRFVNSGTEACMSAVRLARGYTKKDKIIKFAGCYHGHSDSFLIQAGSGAVTFGEPNSPGVTKGTAKDTLLAHYNNLESVEKLVEENKGDIACIIIEPVAGNMGCILPKKGFLEGLRQICDNNEILLVFDEVMTGFRLAPGGVQELLGVEADIVTFGKVVGGGLPVGAFAGKSDIMNHLSPDGPVYQAGTLSGNPLAMAAGYTMLKELNNNREIFESLDKKTAYLHEGMAKVLNDANIDHQINRIGSMISIHFCKDPVMDFETAAHGNNPKFKTYFHGMLDRGVYMPPSAFESYFLNDALSYEDIDHTVNALSEFVHELK from the coding sequence ATGATTTACAAACGAAGTAGTGCATTGTTTAATGAAGCCAAAAAGTACATTCCTGGGGGTGTAAATTCTCCTGTGAGAGCTTTCAATGCTGTAGGTGGCGATCCTATTTTCGTAAAAAAAGCAAAGGGAGCTTATCTATATGACGAAGACGATAACAAACTGATTGATTATATCTCATCATGGGGCCCTATGATTCTTGGGCATGCGCATCCAGCAGTTGTTAAAGCAATCGTGGAGCGAACAAAAGACGGAACATCTTTCGGCATTCCTACTGCTCTAGAAACTGAAATTGCTAAACTTGCAGTGAGTATGGTTCCAGGAATTGATAAGATTCGATTTGTCAATAGTGGTACTGAAGCCTGTATGAGTGCGGTAAGATTAGCAAGAGGTTATACCAAAAAAGATAAAATTATAAAGTTTGCAGGATGCTACCACGGTCATAGTGACTCATTTCTTATCCAAGCTGGAAGTGGTGCCGTAACTTTTGGTGAACCTAATTCTCCAGGAGTTACCAAAGGAACTGCGAAAGATACTCTGTTAGCACATTACAATAATTTAGAAAGCGTTGAAAAACTAGTAGAAGAGAATAAAGGAGACATTGCTTGCATTATCATAGAACCTGTCGCTGGTAATATGGGCTGTATTCTTCCCAAAAAAGGATTTCTTGAAGGTCTGAGACAAATTTGTGATAATAACGAGATCTTACTGGTATTTGATGAAGTGATGACAGGCTTTAGGCTTGCACCAGGAGGTGTCCAAGAATTATTGGGGGTTGAAGCCGATATTGTGACGTTTGGAAAAGTTGTAGGTGGGGGTCTTCCCGTTGGGGCTTTCGCTGGAAAATCAGACATCATGAATCATCTTTCTCCAGACGGCCCAGTTTATCAAGCAGGCACTCTTAGTGGTAACCCCTTAGCCATGGCGGCAGGATATACGATGCTTAAAGAGCTGAACAACAATAGAGAAATCTTTGAAAGCCTTGATAAAAAGACGGCATATTTACATGAAGGCATGGCAAAGGTGCTTAACGACGCTAATATTGATCACCAAATCAACAGAATAGGTTCTATGATTTCTATTCACTTCTGCAAAGATCCTGTTATGGATTTTGAAACGGCTGCTCACGGAAATAATCCTAAGTTTAAAACCTACTTTCATGGTATGCTAGACCGAGGTGTGTATATGCCTCCAAGTGCCTTTGAGAGTTATTTTTTAAATGATGCTTTATCTTATGAAGATATAGACCACACTGTCAATGCTCTTTCTGAATTTGTTCATGAGTTAAAATAA
- a CDS encoding CD225/dispanin family protein, giving the protein MEINQNKPPMPSNHLLLAIITTILCCLPAGIVSIIYASQVNTKYNAEDYEGAQRASKNAKTWWIVALILGLLIVVAIPLVVFLFAGDEFMEEFTKAYNQELEKSSQN; this is encoded by the coding sequence ATGGAAATTAATCAAAATAAACCTCCAATGCCCTCTAACCATCTGTTATTGGCTATTATTACTACTATTTTATGCTGTTTACCAGCTGGAATTGTAAGCATTATTTATGCTTCTCAGGTCAACACAAAGTATAATGCAGAAGATTACGAAGGCGCACAAAGGGCTTCTAAAAATGCGAAAACATGGTGGATTGTTGCTCTTATCCTTGGACTTTTGATTGTGGTTGCTATACCATTAGTTGTTTTTCTATTTGCAGGTGATGAGTTTATGGAAGAATTCACGAAAGCTTATAATCAAGAATTAGAAAAAAGTAGCCAAAACTAA
- a CDS encoding DUF2752 domain-containing protein, with amino-acid sequence MSIPIAILALGILYFNLNPKSFAYFPKCPFYSFTGLYCPGCGSQRAFHEMLHGNLWVGLQHNFLIILALLVIFYKFYVFYQNSFQKENTVKNILYHNAAPWVILVVVVSFWILRNIPMDPFIILAP; translated from the coding sequence ATGAGCATACCCATCGCGATTCTAGCATTGGGTATACTTTATTTTAATTTAAACCCAAAGTCTTTTGCCTACTTTCCTAAATGCCCCTTTTATAGTTTTACCGGTTTATACTGCCCTGGATGTGGATCCCAACGTGCTTTTCATGAAATGCTCCACGGAAATTTATGGGTAGGCCTCCAACATAATTTTCTTATAATCTTAGCTCTTTTGGTTATCTTCTATAAGTTTTATGTATTTTACCAAAATAGTTTTCAAAAGGAAAACACAGTTAAAAACATACTTTACCACAACGCAGCACCATGGGTGATTTTGGTAGTTGTGGTAAGTTTTTGGATTTTGAGAAATATACCGATGGACCCATTCATTATTTTGGCTCCTTGA
- a CDS encoding DoxX family protein, with protein sequence MIVLHILVLFISVSFFFYGLGCFYSPTMYKEFKRFGLSKGQRKITGFFQVLGACGLSYGFYLNPIIGFSAALGLSLLMSLGFGVRLKIKDNFVQSFPSFFFALLNLFVAYQFYALLISA encoded by the coding sequence ATGATTGTATTACATATTTTAGTTTTATTTATAAGTGTTTCTTTCTTTTTTTATGGATTAGGATGTTTTTATAGTCCTACCATGTATAAAGAATTTAAACGTTTTGGTTTATCTAAGGGACAGAGGAAAATCACTGGATTTTTTCAAGTCTTAGGAGCTTGTGGTCTGAGTTATGGATTTTATTTGAATCCTATTATAGGTTTCTCTGCCGCCTTAGGTCTAAGTCTTTTGATGAGTCTTGGATTTGGGGTTCGACTAAAAATTAAAGACAACTTCGTACAATCTTTTCCTTCTTTCTTTTTTGCACTGCTCAATTTATTTGTCGCTTATCAATTCTATGCCTTGCTCATTTCAGCTTAA